A single region of the Lotus japonicus ecotype B-129 chromosome 4, LjGifu_v1.2 genome encodes:
- the LOC130712437 gene encoding uncharacterized protein LOC130712437, whose product MPFGLKNAGATYQRLMDRVFEKQVGGNMEIYVDDMVVKSEEMGGHCMDLAEAFGEIRKHNMRLNPEKCSFGIQSGKFLGFMITRRGIEVNPDKCKAILEMQSPTSVKEVQKLTGRIAALSRFLPCSGSKAAPFFQCLRKNKVFQWTDKCEQAFQKLKEHLAKPPILSKSIPGIPLSIFISISDNAVSSVLLQECKDELKIIYFVSHALQGAEARYQKIEKAALALVITARKLRLYFQGFQIKVKTDFPLRQVLQKPDLAGRMVSWAVELSKFGIVFEKKGQVKAQGLIDFVNEMSPEDRISEEVEWVLSVDGSSNLKGSGAGVVLEGPGGVIIEQSLKFDFKASNNQAEYEAIIAGVRLAMEMNVRCIVIKTDSQLVANQIKGDYQAKDVQLAKYLVKVQELLKQMDKFQVNHVPREENTRADILSKLASTKKPGNNKSVIQETLKGPSVKEDDVVMATGEATLDWMDRIRMCLEADGSDLALFSKDQIREASRYTMMGGQLYKRGVGVPLLRCVSKEDAERIMFEKCEKCQVFADLHKAPPEVLSSMSSSWPFAMWGVDILGPFTPAGAQVKFVLVAVDYFTKWIGVESMAKITAERVKKFYWRKIICRFGVPATIVSDNGTQFTSRKVRDFCAEMGIENRFASVEHPQSIGQVEATNKVILNGVKKRLGEAKGLWADELITVVWAYNTTPQSTTGETLFKLAYGVDAMIPVEIQDMTFRVAAYEENQNRENVLVDLNLADEVKAEVRLREAAVKQRSERRYNTRVVHRSMKVGDLVLRRKAKSSTDSKLTPNWEGPYRVLRDLGEGAYHLEELSGRRVPRAWNAQHLRYYYS is encoded by the exons atgccgtttgggcttAAGAATGCAGGAGCAACTTATCAGAGATTGATGGACAGAGTCTTTGAAAAACAAGTAGGGGGTAACATggaaatttatgtggatgatatggtggTCAAATCAGAAGAAATGGGCGGTCATTGTATGGACTTGGCTGAAGCTTTTGGAGAAATCAGGAAGCATAACATGCGTTTGAATCCAGAAAAATGTTCTTTTGGGATTCAAAGTGGAAAATTCTTGGGCTTTATGATTACTCGAAGAGGCATTGAAGTTAACCCAGACAAATGCAAAGCGATTTTGGAAATGCAAAGCCCGACATCAGTAAAGGAGGTGCAGAAGCTTACAGGAAGGATTGCAGCTTTGTCACGGTTTTTACCATGCTCGGGAAGCAAGGCGGCCCCATTCTTTCAATGCTTGAGGAAGAACAAAGTTTTCCAATGGACAGATAAATGCGAACAGGCGTTCCAAAAGTTAAAGGAGCACCTAGCTAAGCCTCCCATATTGTCAAAGTCGATTCCAGGTATTCCATTatcaattttcatttccatatcaGATAATGCTGTGAGTTCTGTCTTGTTGCAAGAGTGCAAGGATGAATTGaaaatcatatattttgtgagtcatgcttTACAAGGAGCCGAAGCGAGgtatcaaaaaatagaaaaggctgCGTTAGCTTTGGTTATCACCGCCCGAAAATTGAGACtttattttcaaggttttcaaaTAAAAGTCAAAACTGACTTCCCACTCCGCCAAGTATTGCAAAAGCCTGACTTGGCAGGGCGAATGGTTTCATGGGCTGTAGAATTGTCTAAGTTTGGTATTGTATTTGAGAAGAAAGGACAGGTAAAGGCCCAGGGTTTGATAGATTTTGTGAATGAAATGTCTCCAGAAGATCGAATATCAGAAGAGGTGGAGTGGGTTTTGTCTGTTGATGGTTCATCAAATTTGAAAGGAAGTGGAGCTGGTGTAGTTTTGGAGGGACCAGGCGGAGTAATTATTGAACAATCtctcaagtttgactttaaggcgagcaacaatcaagcGGAATATGAAGCAATAATAGCAGGGGTGAGGCTTGCCATGGAGATGAATGTACGCTGTATTGTAATAAAAACTGATTCCCAGCTTGTAGCAAATCAGATAAAGGGAGATTATCAGGCGAAGGATGTTCAGTTGGCTAAGTATTTGGTAAAGGTTCAAGAATTGTTGAAGCAGATGGACAAGTTTCAGGTAAATCATGTTCCAAGAGAGGAAAATACAAGGGCTGACATATTATCCAAACTAGCAAGCACAAAGAAACCAGGTAACAACAAGTCTGTGATTCAAGAGACTTTGAAGGGTCCAAGTGTGAAGGAGGATGATGTTGTGATGGCAACGGGCGAAGCAACTCTAGATTGGATGGATAGAATTCGAATGTGTCTGGAAGCGGATGGATCAGACTTAGCTCTATTTTCAAAGGATCAGATTCGAGAAGCGAGTCGCTACACAATGATGGGTGGACAACTTTACAAAAGGGGTGTTGGAGTTCCACTGTTAAGATGTGTTAGTAAAGAGGATGCAGAAAGAATTATGTTTGAG aaatgtgaaaagtgtCAAGTTTTTGCTGATCTTCATAAGGCGCCTCCCGAAGTTTTAAGTTCAATGAGTTCttcgtggccatttgcaatgtggggcgtaGATATTTTGGGTCCATTCACTCCAGCGGGGGCACAGGTCAAGTTTGTTCTAGTGGCAGTGGATTATTTCACGAAATGGATTGGAGTAGAGTCAATGGCAAAGATCACAGCTGAAAGGGTTAAGAAATTTTATTGGAGGAAGATAATATGCAGGTTTGGAGTGCCAGCAACCATTGTTTCtgataatggaacacagtttacaagcaggaAGGTCAGAGATTTTTGTGCAGAGATGGGGATTGAAAACAGGTTCGCCTCAGTGGAACACCCACAATCTATTGGGCAGGTTGAAGCAACAAACAAGGTGATTTTGAATGGTGTGAAGAAGAGATTGGGCGAAGCAAAGGGATTATGGGCTGATGAATTGATCACAGTGGTTTGGGCTTACAACACAACACCCCAATCCACTACTGGAGAAACACTTTTCAAGCTTGCTTACGGAGTTGACGCGATGATTCCAGTGGAAATACAAGACATGACTTTTCGAGTGGCAGCATATGAAGAGAACCAAAATCGAGAAAATGTTCTAGTGGATTTGAATTTGGCGGACGAGGTGAAGGCAGAAGTTCGTTTAAGGGAGGCTGCAGTCAAACAAAGGTCAGAAAGGCGTTATAACACTCGAGTGGTTCATAGGAGCATGAAAGTGGGCGATTTGGTATTGCGCAGAAAGGCAAAGAGTTCAACTGATTCAAAGCTGACACCTAACTGGGAAGGTCCATATAGAGTTCTGCGTGATTTGGGAGAAGGGGCTTACcatttggaggagttatctgGGCGCAGGGTTCCAAGAGCATGGAATGCACAACACTTGCGTTACTACTACAGTTGA
- the LOC130712438 gene encoding uncharacterized protein LOC130712438, translating into MSSPASSDSTPVTVTTPTVVTQVAPPALPFKPEFHPALAVSNNIPIMLAMETDCYGTWAELFRIHARSHRVLHHIVPTADKPPLPVTDPTYEQWATLDATVLQWIYSTISDDLMSTIMEPGSTAFSAWTRLADLFHDNQNARAVTLEQEFSTVCMEAFPSVAAYCQRLKTLSDQLCDVGAPVNDHRLVLQLISGLTDAYRGVATLIRQSNPLPSFHHARSMLTLEEAGMAKMKPAEPPAAYVAT; encoded by the coding sequence ATGTCTTCTCCAGCCTCATCAGACAGCACCCCCGTGACCGTCACCACTCCTACGGTGGTCACCCAGGTGGCTCCTCCTGCCCTGCCGTTCAAGCCTGAGTTTCACCCGGCACTTGCTGTTTCGAATAATATTCCTATTATGCTTGCCATGGAGACTGACTGCTATGGCACTTGGGCGGAGCTTTTCCGCATTCATGCTCGTTCCCACCGGGTTCTGCATCACATTGTCCCTACTGCGGACAAGCCTCCTCTGCCAGTCACTGACCCTACTTATGAGCAGTGGGCCACTTTGGATGCCACGGTCCTTCAGTGGATTTATTCCACCATATCTGATGACTTGATGTCTACCATCATGGAGCCTGGCTCCACTGCTTTCTCGGCTTGGACGCGTTTGGCTGATCTCTTTCATGATAATCAGAATGCTCGTGCTGTCACCCTGGAGCAGGAGTTCTCTACTGTTTGCATGGAGGCATTTCCGTCCGTCGCCGCCTACTGTCAGCGTCTGAAGACGCTTTCTGACCAGCTCTGTGATGTCGGTGCTCCTGTGAACGACCATCGTCTGGTTTTGCAGCTTATCTCCGGCCTCACTGATGCTTACAGGGGTGTTGCCACTTTGATTCGCCAGAGCAATCCGCTCCCCTCCTTTCATCATGCTCGCTCCATGCTTACCTTGGAGGAAGCCGGTATGGCTAAAATGAAACCTGCTGAGCCTCCTGCTGCCTATGTTGCTACTTAG